A genomic segment from Tachysurus fulvidraco isolate hzauxx_2018 chromosome 21, HZAU_PFXX_2.0, whole genome shotgun sequence encodes:
- the LOC113649978 gene encoding claudin-4-like produces MSVGMEIGGIALSLLGWNMSIISCALPVWKVTAFIGANIVTTQIIWEGIWMTCVVQRTGQMQCKMYDSMLVPSQDLQVARAMCIISIILGVLALMISIMGAKCTNCIEDEASKAKVMIVSGICFIISGFLTLIPVSWTFSTIVQDFNNPLVASSHRMELGASLYIGFGAATLMIFGGELLCCTTPPHEARYKPAKKAYTAPHSTSAYGKDYV; encoded by the coding sequence ATGTCAGTGGGAATGGAAATTGGGGGCATTGCCCTCAGTTTACTGGGCTGGAACATGTCTATTATAAGCTGCGCTCTGCCAGTGTGGAAGGTCACAGCTTTTATTGGAGCTAACATTGTCACAACACAAATCATCTGGGAAGGCATCTGGATGACCTGTGTGGTTCAGCGCACTGGACAGATGCAGTGTAAAATGTATGACTCTATGCTGGTCCCTTCTCAAGACCTTCAGGTGGCCCGAGCTATGTGCATAATCTCCATCATTCTGGGTGTTCTGGCTTTAATGATCTCTATCATGGGTGCAAAGTGTACCAACTGCATTGAGGATGAAGCATCCAAGGCAAAGGTTATGATTGTCTCTGGCATCTGTTTCATCATCTCTGGCTTCCTGACACTTATCCCGGTGTCCTGGACCTTCAGCACCATTGTTCAGGATTTCAACAACCCGTTAGTGGCATCCAGTCACCGCATGGAGTTGGGAGCATCGCTGTACATAGGCTTTGGAGCTGCTACCCTTATGATCTTCGGAGGAGAGTTGCTATGCTGCACCACTCCACCACATGAGGCCAGGTACAAGCCAGCCAAAAAAGCCTATACTGCTCCTCACTCCACTAGTGCCTATGGGAAGGACTATGTGTGA